In a single window of the Frondihabitans peucedani genome:
- a CDS encoding NADPH-dependent F420 reductase produces MSFVAVESIGIIGTGIVGRAVAAKALRHGYSTTVANSRGPEAVRAALGDIGGLVHAGDVSGAAVADVVFLAIPFQLVPRLTDEADWSNRVVVDTTNQFEASDPYRGRAHIGDLTGSEWVADKLPGARIVKALNTMFGPYIDADPQHSEGRQVAFFAGDDDAANTQVASILTTFGFAALPVGNLREGGRLMQLDGFLNAKHMLLQNALDAPVD; encoded by the coding sequence GTGAGCTTCGTGGCCGTCGAAAGCATCGGAATCATCGGAACCGGCATCGTTGGTCGTGCTGTGGCTGCCAAGGCGCTTCGGCACGGATACTCCACGACCGTTGCTAATTCGCGAGGTCCTGAGGCGGTCCGCGCAGCACTCGGCGACATCGGCGGTCTTGTCCATGCGGGTGATGTCAGCGGTGCAGCGGTGGCGGACGTCGTGTTTCTGGCCATCCCGTTCCAGCTCGTTCCACGTCTGACGGACGAAGCCGATTGGTCGAATCGCGTTGTTGTCGATACGACCAACCAGTTCGAGGCCAGCGACCCCTATCGCGGTCGGGCGCACATCGGGGACTTGACGGGAAGCGAGTGGGTCGCGGACAAGCTGCCTGGTGCGCGGATCGTCAAGGCCCTCAACACGATGTTCGGGCCTTACATCGACGCTGATCCGCAACACTCAGAGGGTCGTCAGGTTGCTTTTTTCGCCGGTGACGACGACGCGGCGAACACTCAGGTGGCTTCGATCTTGACAACCTTCGGTTTCGCCGCGCTGCCGGTCGGCAATTTGCGGGAGGGGGGCCGTCTCATGCAGCTCGACGGTTTTCTG
- a CDS encoding TetR/AcrR family transcriptional regulator: MRVSRAQAAAHRKAVIASAARLIRERGFDKPSIADFMKAAGLTHGGFYRQFRSKEALEREAFEQGVEESVTGFVAAAKAGPEGFLELVDGYLSAEHRDNKEDGCSVGALSPDLVRGKLELKEILAEAVRRMAAGIAEGQEQTESESAAIQSVTTMLGALMLSRAVVEADPALSDEILRAARQTLRSQGIQELDS; the protein is encoded by the coding sequence ATGCGCGTCAGTCGGGCCCAGGCGGCCGCGCACCGCAAGGCCGTCATCGCCTCTGCCGCAAGGCTGATTCGCGAGCGAGGATTCGACAAGCCGTCGATCGCGGACTTCATGAAAGCTGCGGGCCTGACCCATGGCGGCTTTTACCGCCAGTTTCGCTCGAAGGAAGCCCTGGAGCGGGAAGCGTTCGAGCAAGGTGTCGAAGAAAGCGTGACTGGGTTTGTGGCCGCGGCCAAAGCCGGCCCCGAGGGCTTTCTCGAGCTTGTGGATGGATACCTTTCGGCGGAGCATCGGGACAACAAGGAGGACGGTTGCTCAGTGGGCGCGCTGAGCCCGGACCTTGTGCGCGGCAAGTTGGAACTCAAGGAGATTCTTGCAGAGGCGGTGCGTCGCATGGCCGCCGGAATCGCAGAGGGGCAAGAGCAAACCGAGAGCGAGTCGGCCGCCATTCAATCGGTCACGACCATGCTGGGAGCACTCATGCTCTCAAGAGCAGTCGTCGAGGCTGATCCTGCGCTGTCAGACGAGATCCTTCGAGCGGCGCGACAGACTCTGAGAAGTCAAGGCATTCAAGAGCTTGATTCCTAA
- a CDS encoding CGNR zinc finger domain-containing protein has protein sequence MSIGSSERYRLSPAPDGLSLFQDLLNTVGRRGQSDLLNETDTGRAWFEQATRAWALHNPDYLGAVPQFKPADLAEIRTLRDTLRVALLHRDDETWIDQWQLDGGLRFQMDGTGRVGIQPAATKSSRLWMIETISLEMFKSQLVGTFPRFKLCANQWCLMAFYDRSKNSSGVWHDVRTCGNEHNLRQSRARRAAARRDQSMELDDSASA, from the coding sequence ATGTCCATTGGATCGAGCGAACGCTACCGCCTCAGCCCCGCGCCAGACGGGCTGTCGTTGTTTCAAGATCTCCTGAACACGGTCGGCCGTCGCGGGCAATCTGACCTCCTAAACGAGACCGACACGGGACGAGCCTGGTTCGAGCAGGCGACGCGAGCTTGGGCGCTTCACAACCCCGACTACCTTGGTGCTGTTCCGCAATTCAAGCCAGCCGATCTTGCGGAAATCCGGACCCTTCGCGACACGTTGCGCGTCGCACTCCTTCACCGTGATGACGAGACATGGATCGACCAGTGGCAGCTCGACGGAGGGTTGCGATTTCAGATGGACGGGACGGGCCGTGTGGGCATTCAGCCGGCGGCCACAAAGTCCTCCCGGCTTTGGATGATCGAGACGATCTCGCTGGAGATGTTCAAGTCGCAACTAGTCGGGACGTTCCCGCGCTTCAAGCTTTGCGCCAATCAGTGGTGCCTCATGGCTTTCTATGACCGCAGCAAAAATTCCAGCGGCGTTTGGCATGACGTGCGCACCTGCGGTAACGAGCACAACCTCCGGCAGTCGCGAGCCCGTCGCGCAGCCGCTCGTCGGGACCAATCCATGGAATTGGACGACTCGGCCTCGGCGTGA